A genomic window from Luteolibacter sp. LG18 includes:
- the hflX gene encoding GTPase HflX yields the protein MFEVREKPQMVERALLVRIYFDPREEDESASLLEELGELVSTLGIGIVESVLVRSRQQHKRHICGTGKAAEIIALAKAHECDVIVFDNQLAPHQQRTWEREADTCVIDREEVILDIFAKRAQTKEARLQVELARMQYALPRMARMWGHLDREGGGAGGGGGGGANRGMGEKQIEVDRRMAHVRIDRARRELEEVRKQRATQRKEREKQETPHAAIVGYTNAGKSTLLNRLSGSDVLSKDMLFATLDTTTRKIELPDGQPLLLTDTVGFVRNLPHRLVEAFKATLEEAVLADFLIHVLDATAPEIERFHTTTLEVLKELGAEDKRVVTVLNKIDLVTDPETLSTLDRLFPDSLHVSAATGLGTEQLLQKCSEVLSDRVRRCHYRIPQHRADLVSLLHRDAKVLSTDYEGNDILVTAVVPASIAGRLESFIELPA from the coding sequence ATGTTCGAGGTTCGTGAGAAACCGCAAATGGTGGAGCGCGCCCTGCTGGTGCGGATTTATTTCGATCCGCGCGAGGAGGACGAGTCGGCTTCGCTGCTGGAAGAGCTCGGGGAACTGGTGTCCACACTGGGCATCGGCATCGTCGAGTCCGTGCTGGTGCGCAGCCGCCAGCAACACAAGAGGCACATCTGCGGCACCGGCAAGGCGGCGGAGATCATCGCGCTGGCCAAGGCCCACGAGTGCGATGTGATCGTCTTCGACAACCAGCTCGCCCCCCACCAGCAGCGGACGTGGGAGCGCGAGGCGGACACCTGCGTGATCGACCGCGAGGAGGTCATCCTCGATATTTTCGCGAAGCGCGCCCAGACCAAGGAGGCCCGCCTCCAGGTGGAGCTGGCCCGCATGCAGTATGCCCTGCCGCGCATGGCGCGGATGTGGGGTCACCTCGACCGCGAAGGCGGTGGGGCCGGAGGTGGCGGTGGCGGCGGCGCGAACCGCGGCATGGGTGAAAAGCAGATCGAGGTGGACCGCCGCATGGCCCACGTCCGGATCGACCGCGCCCGCCGCGAGTTGGAGGAAGTGCGCAAGCAGCGCGCCACTCAGCGCAAGGAGCGCGAAAAGCAGGAAACCCCGCATGCCGCGATCGTCGGCTACACCAACGCCGGCAAGTCGACGCTGCTCAACCGCCTCAGCGGTTCCGATGTCCTCTCGAAGGACATGCTTTTCGCCACCCTGGACACCACCACGCGCAAGATCGAGCTGCCGGACGGCCAGCCGCTGCTGCTCACGGACACCGTCGGTTTCGTCCGCAACCTGCCGCACCGGCTGGTGGAGGCCTTCAAGGCGACCTTGGAAGAAGCCGTGCTGGCGGACTTCCTGATCCACGTGCTGGATGCCACCGCGCCGGAGATCGAGCGCTTCCACACCACCACGCTGGAGGTGCTCAAGGAGCTCGGTGCCGAGGACAAGCGGGTGGTTACGGTGCTGAACAAGATCGACCTCGTCACCGATCCGGAGACCCTGAGCACGCTCGACCGCCTGTTCCCGGACTCGCTCCACGTCTCCGCCGCCACCGGCCTGGGCACCGAACAGCTCCTCCAGAAATGCAGCGAGGTGCTCTCCGACCGCGTCCGCCGCTGCCACTACCGCATCCCCCAGCACCGCGCCGATCTGGTGAGCCTGCTGCACCGGGACGCGAAGGTGCTGAGCACCGACTACGAGGGGAACGACATCCTCGTGACCGCCGTGGTTCCGGCCTCGATCGCCGGCCGGCTTGAATCATTCATCGAATTGCCCGCGTAA
- the recJ gene encoding single-stranded-DNA-specific exonuclease RecJ, protein MRPLPNRWIPRGEPFQEGRGSSGSFPPILEHLILQRGLPGGADIEAFLNPRLRDLSDPFLIPGMAAAVERLQLAIDRRETVCIFGDYDVDGVTSITLMRRILHAYGVEPRHFIPHRGGEGYGLSDAALIRCMAEGPKPDLLITVDCGTVSIDEIAGLKAQGVDVLVVDHHEPSPRGLPDCVAVVNPKCGNDFTYLCAAGVVFKLGHALLKSRPTDLDLKELMDLVAVATIADIVPLIGENRLLVRHGLKRLSTTLNPGLRALQEVTGMNGHATSMDVGFRIGPRLNAAGRMDAPEDALATLLTDCRRLAFDFAEKLDRYNRDRQQYETQIRREALEMLDGTFDPQRDPVIVLGSRSWHPGVVGIVASRLMRQFHKPTFVIAIDSDGIGKGSGRSIDGVSLVDAIRECQDHLIAGGGHAMAAGLSIEESQLDAFRQHFAEYVLRTTDEQQRQPTLCYDAEITFAQLSLDFLASYDLLQPFGNGNPQPVFISRGVSLSRPPVHMKNNHLRFMLRQGYAEQDAVYFGGGEKPLPDPPWDVAFTIDRNTFRGRTTLQLVIQDVRAAE, encoded by the coding sequence ATGCGACCCTTGCCCAACCGCTGGATTCCTCGGGGCGAACCGTTCCAGGAAGGACGCGGCTCGTCGGGCAGTTTTCCGCCGATTTTAGAGCATCTGATCCTCCAGCGCGGCCTGCCCGGCGGCGCGGACATCGAGGCTTTCCTGAATCCCCGGCTCCGCGATTTGTCCGATCCCTTTCTGATTCCCGGCATGGCCGCGGCGGTCGAACGGCTCCAATTGGCCATCGATCGACGGGAAACGGTCTGCATTTTCGGGGACTATGACGTCGATGGTGTGACCTCGATCACCCTGATGCGGCGCATTTTGCACGCCTATGGAGTGGAGCCCCGCCATTTCATCCCCCACCGCGGGGGCGAGGGCTACGGCCTCAGCGATGCGGCCCTGATTCGCTGCATGGCGGAGGGCCCGAAGCCGGACCTTCTGATTACGGTCGACTGCGGCACGGTCTCGATCGATGAAATCGCGGGCTTGAAAGCGCAGGGTGTGGATGTGCTGGTGGTGGACCATCACGAGCCCAGCCCGCGCGGCCTGCCCGATTGCGTGGCGGTGGTGAACCCGAAGTGCGGGAACGATTTCACCTACCTCTGCGCCGCCGGCGTGGTGTTCAAGCTCGGCCACGCGCTGCTGAAATCGCGACCGACCGATCTCGATCTAAAGGAGCTGATGGACCTGGTGGCCGTCGCCACCATCGCGGACATCGTGCCGCTGATCGGGGAGAACCGCCTGCTGGTGCGTCACGGCCTCAAGCGCCTTTCGACCACGCTCAACCCCGGCCTGCGCGCCCTTCAGGAGGTCACCGGCATGAACGGCCACGCCACCTCGATGGACGTCGGCTTCCGGATCGGCCCGCGCTTGAATGCCGCCGGCCGGATGGACGCGCCGGAGGATGCCCTCGCGACCCTGCTCACCGATTGCCGCCGCCTGGCCTTCGATTTCGCCGAGAAGCTCGATCGCTACAACCGCGACCGCCAGCAGTATGAGACCCAGATCCGCCGGGAAGCGCTGGAAATGCTCGATGGCACCTTCGATCCGCAGCGGGACCCGGTGATCGTGCTCGGCTCGCGCTCTTGGCATCCGGGGGTGGTCGGGATCGTCGCCTCACGCTTGATGCGGCAGTTCCACAAGCCGACCTTCGTGATCGCGATCGACAGCGATGGCATTGGCAAGGGCTCGGGCCGCAGCATCGACGGGGTCTCGCTGGTGGATGCCATCCGCGAGTGTCAGGACCACCTGATCGCCGGTGGCGGCCACGCCATGGCGGCCGGTCTTTCGATCGAGGAAAGCCAGCTCGATGCCTTCCGCCAGCACTTCGCCGAGTATGTCCTGCGGACCACCGACGAGCAGCAGCGCCAGCCGACGCTGTGCTACGACGCGGAGATCACCTTCGCCCAGCTCTCACTCGATTTCCTCGCCAGCTACGATCTGCTCCAGCCCTTCGGGAATGGCAATCCACAGCCGGTGTTCATCAGCCGCGGCGTGAGCCTCAGCCGCCCGCCGGTGCACATGAAGAACAACCACCTGCGCTTCATGCTCCGCCAGGGCTACGCCGAGCAGGATGCGGTCTACTTCGGCGGCGGGGAAAAACCGCTGCCGGACCCGCCGTGGGACGTCGCCTTCACCATCGACCGGAACACGTTCCGCGGCCGGACCACGCTCCAGCTCGTGATCCAGGACGTAAGAGCGGCGGAGTGA
- a CDS encoding sigma-70 family RNA polymerase sigma factor: MSDREPDEREWLGKFARDGCGEAFRHLVEKHQEMIRAVALRRLGDRHEAEEVAQVVFTILARKGADLPDDRSLGAWLHHVTVFECRKVWRTRQRERKGLATLRAYDTCGEASAWMGLHEEVDEALDTLPSDDREVLHLHYIEGRTFQETASHLRTTAEAARKRCSRALEKLTALLRKRGVVVPAVTLGAWMGKEFATAPGWTAAPALAKAALTEASRSGGPAVLWITTMNAITTGCFVIGLIAPFYWKLEIERPPANRAAASTPPSISRSSLDERSPRKESGKFDLETIRSAFARFDEAPEPERWREAELRKLMFALNADELPQVLEALAGMHRKERFGGIARSLFARWAEIDGPAAVERALATQGFGKEPLRGAFVTWATLDEAEALAWMDEEKVPGGYDLCRDWLRWKIGTDPAQAAVAAEHLSELFPEKQKELYSSVVKEWAVQDSGAAADWILQVPDTPLRDDLMAQLVRTYGEVGGLKTLGYAASISDSARRESVLNDTLRWTGVRGGYRMMKDLAQTGFSTDWSAENLRKFSEGMMVNRPDQLSVLVGMTTNDDQRQRIYEGALAGIQWNDPKGALEAANQVDDAFVETANGSKLYSEFANRWFTRDPEGAARWLETLPAGRKRELAEAASHNPARKEGAGR, from the coding sequence ATGAGCGATCGAGAACCAGACGAGCGGGAATGGCTCGGCAAGTTCGCGCGTGACGGCTGCGGCGAGGCGTTCCGGCACCTGGTGGAAAAGCACCAGGAGATGATCCGGGCGGTGGCGCTGCGCCGTCTGGGCGATCGCCATGAGGCGGAGGAGGTGGCGCAGGTCGTGTTCACGATCCTCGCCCGGAAAGGCGCGGACCTACCGGATGACCGCTCGCTCGGCGCCTGGCTGCACCACGTCACGGTGTTCGAATGCCGCAAGGTCTGGCGGACCCGGCAGCGGGAGAGGAAAGGCCTCGCGACCCTCCGCGCCTATGACACCTGCGGCGAGGCGTCCGCGTGGATGGGGCTCCACGAGGAGGTGGACGAGGCCCTCGACACCTTGCCCAGCGACGACCGCGAGGTGCTGCACCTGCATTACATCGAGGGCCGGACGTTCCAGGAAACCGCCTCACACCTGCGGACCACCGCCGAGGCCGCGCGGAAGCGCTGCTCGCGGGCGCTCGAAAAGCTCACCGCGCTGCTGCGGAAACGCGGCGTGGTGGTACCCGCCGTCACGCTCGGGGCTTGGATGGGCAAGGAATTCGCCACCGCCCCCGGTTGGACCGCCGCCCCGGCCCTCGCCAAAGCCGCTCTCACCGAGGCCAGCCGCTCCGGCGGCCCAGCCGTCCTCTGGATCACCACCATGAATGCCATCACCACGGGATGTTTCGTGATCGGCCTGATCGCGCCGTTCTATTGGAAACTGGAAATCGAACGGCCTCCGGCAAACCGGGCGGCTGCGTCCACCCCGCCTTCCATCAGCCGCTCCAGCCTCGACGAACGTTCGCCACGGAAGGAAAGCGGCAAGTTCGATCTGGAAACCATCCGCAGCGCCTTCGCCCGCTTCGATGAGGCACCGGAGCCGGAACGCTGGCGGGAAGCCGAGCTGCGGAAGCTCATGTTCGCCCTGAACGCCGACGAACTGCCGCAGGTGCTGGAGGCGCTGGCGGGCATGCACCGCAAGGAACGCTTCGGCGGCATCGCCCGCTCCCTGTTCGCGCGTTGGGCGGAAATCGACGGCCCGGCGGCGGTCGAGCGGGCACTGGCGACCCAGGGCTTCGGCAAGGAGCCGCTGCGGGGAGCCTTCGTGACCTGGGCGACCCTCGACGAGGCGGAGGCCTTGGCGTGGATGGACGAGGAAAAGGTACCCGGCGGCTATGACCTGTGCCGGGATTGGCTGCGCTGGAAAATCGGCACCGATCCGGCCCAGGCAGCGGTCGCCGCGGAGCATCTGAGTGAGCTCTTTCCTGAAAAACAGAAGGAACTCTACAGCTCGGTGGTCAAGGAGTGGGCCGTGCAGGATTCCGGCGCGGCGGCCGATTGGATCCTGCAGGTGCCGGACACACCCCTCCGCGACGACCTGATGGCGCAACTGGTGAGAACCTACGGCGAAGTCGGCGGCCTGAAGACCCTCGGCTACGCCGCCTCGATCTCCGATTCCGCGCGCCGCGAAAGCGTGCTGAACGATACCCTGCGCTGGACCGGGGTCCGCGGCGGCTACCGGATGATGAAGGATCTGGCGCAGACCGGCTTCAGCACCGATTGGAGCGCGGAGAACCTCCGGAAATTCTCCGAAGGCATGATGGTGAACCGGCCCGATCAACTCTCCGTCCTCGTCGGGATGACAACGAACGACGATCAGCGGCAACGGATCTACGAGGGAGCGCTGGCGGGTATCCAGTGGAACGATCCCAAGGGCGCGCTGGAGGCAGCCAACCAAGTGGACGATGCCTTCGTGGAAACCGCCAACGGCTCGAAACTCTACTCGGAATTCGCCAACCGCTGGTTCACCCGCGACCCGGAGGGTGCGGCGCGGTGGCTTGAAACCCTGCCCGCCGGTCGCAAGCGCGAGCTCGCCGAGGCCGCCAGCCACAACCCTGCCCGCAAGGAGGGGGCGGGCCGATGA
- a CDS encoding GNAT family N-acetyltransferase codes for MKLVWPSSDHLPGHLNALERGWSPDTVRGEEAAREIRDKIAANAAGYLASLVDREAKGDPVKLPDSRVVTRLPGYYRWLWDGEFCGSINFRWQQGTPELPPTCLGHIGYSVVPWKRRKGYATEALRQLLPEAKAEGLPYVEITANVDNVPSQKVIVANGGVLVERVPKPPGYPPGEMVRFRIALT; via the coding sequence ATGAAACTCGTCTGGCCCTCTTCCGACCATCTGCCCGGTCACCTCAACGCCTTGGAGCGCGGTTGGTCGCCGGATACGGTGCGCGGCGAGGAGGCGGCGCGGGAGATCCGTGACAAGATCGCCGCCAATGCCGCGGGATATCTCGCCTCGCTGGTGGACCGGGAGGCGAAGGGCGATCCGGTGAAACTGCCGGACAGCCGGGTGGTGACGAGATTGCCAGGCTATTACCGCTGGTTGTGGGATGGGGAGTTCTGCGGCTCGATCAATTTCCGCTGGCAGCAGGGAACGCCCGAGCTGCCGCCCACCTGTCTCGGCCACATCGGCTATTCGGTGGTCCCGTGGAAGCGCCGGAAGGGGTATGCCACCGAGGCGCTGCGGCAGTTGCTCCCCGAAGCGAAAGCCGAGGGGCTGCCTTACGTGGAGATCACCGCCAACGTCGACAACGTTCCCTCCCAGAAGGTAATCGTGGCGAACGGCGGGGTGCTGGTGGAGCGCGTGCCGAAGCCGCCGGGCTATCCGCCGGGGGAAATGGTGCGGTTCCGGATTGCGCTGACGTGA
- a CDS encoding addiction module protein, with translation MTQAVAHILEEVARLSPSERAELTDRMVEGLVRDVPPEIEKAQIAEVRRRIAQVESGEVTLVPGDEALARVRAMVAAAHNPG, from the coding sequence ATGACCCAGGCCGTTGCCCATATTCTGGAGGAGGTCGCACGACTCTCTCCCAGTGAGCGCGCCGAACTCACCGACCGGATGGTGGAAGGTCTGGTCCGCGATGTTCCTCCCGAAATCGAGAAAGCGCAGATCGCAGAAGTCCGGCGCCGCATCGCTCAGGTCGAATCAGGCGAAGTGACGCTCGTTCCCGGGGATGAGGCTCTCGCCCGGGTTCGCGCAATGGTGGCTGCCGCTCACAATCCCGGCTGA
- a CDS encoding type II toxin-antitoxin system RelE/ParE family toxin, producing the protein MAFTCGFHPEAIAEYADAAAYYLQNASAEIAEDFVTAVESAVAGFTAAPDRWRIVEAPEVRRCVLRRFPFVIYYRAEPRGERVTIYAVMHCSREPGYWQQRLD; encoded by the coding sequence ATGGCATTCACCTGTGGATTCCATCCTGAAGCGATCGCCGAATATGCGGATGCCGCCGCGTATTATCTCCAGAATGCCTCGGCGGAGATCGCGGAGGATTTCGTGACCGCCGTTGAGTCTGCGGTGGCAGGTTTTACTGCTGCTCCCGACCGCTGGCGGATCGTGGAAGCGCCGGAAGTGCGGCGATGCGTCCTGAGGCGGTTTCCGTTCGTGATCTACTATCGGGCCGAACCGCGGGGGGAGCGTGTGACGATCTACGCGGTCATGCATTGCAGCCGGGAGCCGGGCTATTGGCAGCAGCGGCTCGACTGA
- a CDS encoding serine hydroxymethyltransferase codes for MSTKPLRIALGADHGGVDLKDSLVAHLKAAGHDVTDLGTHGHESVDYADFANAVARTVADGTSDYGVLCCTSGIGVSIAANRHRHVRAAVVRTVEEASTTREHNDSNVLCLGKLTDAATGAAIADAFLSTEFAGGRHERRVCKSSGSRIAENDPELYAAIFAEERRQRNNIELIASENFASPAVMEAQGSVLTNKYAEGYPGKRWYGGCENVDVVEQLAIDRVKKLFGADHANVQPHSGSQANTAVYFSVLKPGDRILTMDLAHGGHLTHGHKANFSGRFYDVIHYGVSEKDEHIDYDQLERMARETKPALITVGASAYSRVIDFERMGKLAREVGAYLFVDMAHIAGLVAGGQHPNPVPHADFVTSTTHKSLRGPRGGVILCKEEFAKKIDSQVFPGIQGGPLMHVIAAKAVCFGEALKPDFQDYQAQIVKNSRAIAARLTHHGFRIVSGGTDNHVMLVDLRPKGLNGADASHALDEAGITVNKNAIPFDTGTPMKPSGIRVGTPAVTTRGMKEKDVEQVADFIHEALENYKDTAKLHEIRERVFAFNRAFPMPV; via the coding sequence ATGAGTACCAAGCCCCTGCGCATCGCACTCGGCGCCGACCACGGCGGAGTTGACCTCAAGGACTCCCTTGTCGCCCACCTGAAGGCCGCCGGCCATGACGTCACCGACCTTGGCACCCACGGTCACGAGTCCGTGGACTACGCCGATTTCGCCAATGCCGTGGCCCGCACCGTGGCCGATGGCACCAGCGATTACGGCGTGCTCTGCTGCACCTCCGGCATCGGCGTTTCCATCGCCGCGAACCGCCACCGCCACGTCCGTGCCGCCGTCGTCCGCACCGTGGAGGAGGCCTCCACCACCCGCGAGCACAACGATTCCAACGTCCTCTGCCTCGGCAAGCTGACCGACGCCGCCACCGGGGCCGCGATCGCCGATGCCTTCCTTTCCACCGAGTTCGCCGGCGGTCGCCACGAGCGCCGCGTGTGCAAGTCCTCCGGCAGCCGCATCGCCGAGAACGACCCGGAACTCTATGCCGCGATCTTCGCCGAGGAACGCCGCCAGCGGAACAATATCGAGCTGATCGCGTCCGAGAACTTCGCCTCCCCGGCCGTCATGGAGGCGCAGGGCTCCGTCCTCACCAACAAGTATGCCGAAGGTTACCCCGGCAAGCGCTGGTACGGTGGCTGTGAGAACGTCGACGTTGTCGAGCAACTCGCCATCGACCGTGTGAAGAAGCTCTTCGGTGCGGACCATGCGAACGTCCAGCCGCACTCCGGCTCCCAGGCGAACACCGCCGTCTATTTCTCCGTGCTGAAGCCCGGCGACCGCATCCTGACCATGGACCTGGCTCACGGCGGCCACCTCACCCACGGCCACAAGGCGAACTTCTCCGGCCGCTTCTACGACGTGATCCACTACGGCGTCAGCGAGAAGGACGAGCACATCGACTACGACCAGCTCGAGCGCATGGCCCGCGAAACCAAACCGGCCCTCATCACCGTGGGCGCTTCCGCCTACTCCCGCGTGATCGATTTCGAGCGCATGGGCAAGCTGGCCCGCGAAGTCGGCGCCTACCTGTTCGTGGACATGGCGCACATCGCCGGTCTCGTCGCCGGCGGCCAGCACCCGAACCCGGTGCCGCACGCCGATTTCGTGACCTCCACCACCCACAAGTCCCTGCGCGGCCCCCGCGGCGGCGTGATCCTGTGCAAGGAAGAGTTCGCCAAGAAGATCGACTCCCAGGTGTTCCCGGGTATCCAGGGCGGCCCGCTGATGCACGTCATCGCCGCGAAGGCGGTGTGCTTCGGTGAAGCCCTCAAGCCGGACTTCCAGGACTACCAGGCGCAGATCGTGAAGAATTCCCGCGCCATCGCCGCGCGCCTGACGCACCACGGTTTCCGGATCGTCTCCGGCGGCACCGACAACCACGTTATGCTGGTGGACCTGCGTCCGAAGGGCCTCAACGGCGCGGACGCCTCCCACGCCCTCGATGAGGCGGGCATCACGGTGAACAAGAACGCCATCCCCTTCGACACCGGCACCCCGATGAAGCCCAGCGGCATCCGCGTCGGCACCCCGGCCGTGACCACCCGCGGCATGAAGGAGAAGGACGTCGAGCAGGTCGCCGACTTCATCCACGAGGCGCTGGAGAACTACAAGGACACCGCGAAGCTCCACGAGATCCGCGAGCGCGTCTTCGCCTTCAACCGCGCCTTCCCGATGCCGGTCTGA
- a CDS encoding AbrB/MazE/SpoVT family DNA-binding domain-containing protein — MTHSTITSKGQTTLPVQIREALHLKPGDRISYEVQGDAVIIRHQPGAMAVFGALKPQPEQTGVDFLEARRKSREAWEADSAKEGLR; from the coding sequence ATGACGCATTCCACCATCACCAGCAAAGGCCAAACCACCCTCCCGGTCCAGATCCGTGAGGCGCTGCATTTGAAGCCGGGAGATCGGATTTCTTATGAAGTCCAAGGAGATGCCGTCATCATCCGTCATCAGCCTGGGGCGATGGCGGTGTTCGGCGCTCTGAAGCCTCAGCCGGAGCAGACCGGGGTGGACTTCCTGGAAGCCCGGAGGAAATCCCGCGAGGCCTGGGAGGCGGATTCCGCCAAGGAGGGGCTCCGATGA
- a CDS encoding PIN domain-containing protein, which translates to MLLDTNTIVRFVTGEPEKQAAEVAGLVVLAGEGKIRLTILPMVLAESVFVLNGFYKHSRAAVAEALSHLIASPGFQSPELDRLQHALKLFGVGKLDFVDCYLAAASILEKVPVVSFDRDFDKLHGVVRKAPGSFEA; encoded by the coding sequence GTGCTGCTCGACACCAACACGATCGTTCGTTTCGTGACGGGTGAGCCTGAAAAGCAGGCGGCCGAGGTCGCTGGACTGGTGGTTTTGGCCGGAGAGGGAAAGATCCGCCTGACCATCCTGCCGATGGTATTGGCCGAATCGGTCTTCGTTCTGAACGGCTTCTACAAACATTCCCGCGCCGCGGTGGCGGAGGCTCTGTCCCATTTGATTGCCAGCCCCGGATTCCAATCTCCTGAACTCGATCGTCTGCAGCACGCGCTGAAATTGTTCGGAGTGGGAAAGCTCGATTTCGTCGACTGCTACCTGGCGGCTGCGTCGATCCTGGAGAAAGTTCCAGTGGTGTCGTTCGACCGGGATTTCGACAAGCTCCACGGCGTGGTTCGAAAGGCTCCGGGAAGTTTCGAAGCATAG
- the zwf gene encoding glucose-6-phosphate dehydrogenase, protein MTNPFREDLVSRAQPEPCSVVIFGATGDLTHRKLVPALYNLAIDGELPTGVKIIGFARREKSDAEFRAGLEELNRKVSRSGHDDKVWGPFAENIHYHTSEFTDAAGYKSLAERLDAIDRERGGKGNRLFYIASAPEFFDDILINLKNAGLNQAAEGCWARAIVEKPFGTDLATAKHLNQVVNETFHEKDTYRIDHYLGKETAQNIMVLRFANAIFEPLWNSRFISHVQVTCAENLGMEGGRGGYYDKAGALRDMVQNHLLQLLSLVAMEPPTDLSADGVRDEKVKVIRSLRQWDTPEKVAANVIRGQYLAGHIDGKPVPGYREEDRVDPESMTEAYVALRLKIDTWRWSGVPFYIRVGKRLPKKSTEISIHFKDAPCVLFNALPGGVPGGNVLVIRIQPDEGISLRMVSKLPGTSLRLEPVKMDFHYATSFGKGSPEAYERLLLDCMAGDATLFARRDEVEEAWKFIDNIESAWHKSGNPPPMATFTAGSWGPKEADDLLQEDGFSWRRL, encoded by the coding sequence ATGACGAACCCCTTCCGCGAAGACCTCGTTTCCCGTGCGCAGCCGGAGCCTTGCTCCGTGGTGATCTTCGGTGCCACCGGAGACCTGACCCACCGCAAGCTCGTGCCGGCGCTCTACAACCTCGCCATCGACGGCGAGCTGCCGACCGGTGTGAAGATCATCGGCTTCGCCCGCCGTGAGAAATCGGACGCCGAATTCCGCGCCGGTCTGGAAGAGCTGAACCGCAAGGTTTCCCGCTCCGGTCATGACGACAAGGTCTGGGGTCCGTTCGCCGAGAACATCCACTACCACACCAGCGAGTTCACCGACGCCGCCGGCTACAAGAGCCTCGCCGAGCGCCTCGACGCGATCGACCGCGAGCGCGGTGGCAAGGGCAACCGCCTGTTCTACATCGCCAGCGCTCCGGAGTTCTTCGATGACATCCTCATCAACCTGAAGAACGCCGGCCTCAACCAGGCCGCGGAAGGCTGTTGGGCCCGCGCGATCGTCGAGAAGCCGTTCGGCACCGACCTCGCCACCGCCAAGCACCTCAACCAGGTGGTCAACGAGACCTTCCACGAGAAGGACACCTACCGCATCGACCACTACCTCGGGAAAGAAACGGCGCAGAACATCATGGTGCTGCGCTTCGCCAACGCGATTTTCGAACCGCTTTGGAACAGCCGCTTCATCTCCCACGTCCAGGTCACCTGCGCCGAAAATCTCGGCATGGAAGGCGGCCGTGGCGGTTACTACGACAAGGCCGGCGCGCTGCGGGACATGGTCCAGAACCACCTCCTCCAGCTCCTCAGCCTGGTGGCCATGGAGCCGCCGACCGATCTCTCCGCCGATGGCGTGCGCGACGAGAAGGTGAAGGTGATCCGCTCGCTCCGCCAGTGGGACACCCCGGAGAAGGTCGCCGCCAACGTGATCCGCGGCCAGTACCTGGCCGGTCACATCGATGGCAAGCCGGTCCCGGGTTACCGCGAGGAAGACCGCGTCGACCCCGAGTCGATGACCGAAGCCTACGTGGCCCTGCGCCTGAAGATCGATACCTGGCGCTGGAGCGGTGTGCCGTTCTACATCCGCGTGGGCAAGCGCCTGCCGAAGAAGTCCACCGAGATCTCGATCCACTTCAAGGACGCGCCTTGCGTGCTTTTCAATGCCCTTCCGGGCGGCGTTCCGGGCGGCAACGTGCTGGTGATCCGCATCCAGCCGGACGAAGGCATCTCGCTACGCATGGTTTCGAAGCTCCCCGGCACCAGCCTCCGTCTGGAGCCGGTGAAGATGGACTTCCACTACGCCACCAGCTTCGGCAAGGGCAGCCCGGAAGCCTACGAGCGCCTGTTGCTCGATTGCATGGCCGGCGACGCCACCCTATTCGCCCGCCGCGACGAGGTCGAGGAGGCCTGGAAGTTCATCGATAACATCGAGAGCGCCTGGCACAAGAGCGGCAATCCGCCGCCGATGGCGACCTTCACCGCCGGTTCGTGGGGCCCGAAGGAAGCCGACGACCTCCTCCAGGAGGACGGCTTCTCCTGGCGCAGGCTGTGA